A stretch of Microbacterium sp. LWH3-1.2 DNA encodes these proteins:
- a CDS encoding circularly permuted type 2 ATP-grasp protein — MTVLRDYAAAVSQATLPLIAPTGLEGGLALASVTRYDEVVAPDGALRPAWKAMASVALSLTPEELQRVDGEIARFLADDGVTYAPPGGAPQPWLLDPVPLVIDATTWAHLEIGLAQRAELLNALLVDLYGAQTLLSSGVLPAATVFAHAGFARPVARPSASDAQPLLLSGTDLGRDADGQWRVLADRVQAPSGLGFAMQNRRVISQVLPDLFQESDLHRMEPYFAALRAALISSGEGIDDPRVVVLSPGARSETAFDQAFLANALGFPLVQGSDLVVRDGWLWTKPAGWPATAPTERVDVVLRRVDAEWCDPLEMRADSRLGVAGLAEAVRRGRVRLVNGLGAGVLENPALLPFLPAVCEHLLGEQLRLPAVPTWWCGRPDDLAHVLARIAAGDETLLVRPIDRPRAAVAGLDPDELAARIAAAPHRFVGQDLLPLSQAPVWNPSGAADARPLVLRAFTLRYGSAYRPLVGGLASVREEPDQAPTTKDVWVLKATDTDADQGLPEIAPPSLGRAVPTPSPRALEDMFWAGRYAERAEDMLRLLLTTQAQFDQSGGQPIAPDEPTRVLMGALRRLAGSRWTDPDTEFRSLLLDGARAGSAAHSISHLRRSLEGVRDQLSGDTWRVFSGIDRATTALHASDRPHRTAESGGRMLTCILSFHGVTASMMRDSGWRMIEAGRALERALQVCHLLAATAVDRRTPRVDREVLETMLTAAESVVTHRRRYRGSVRISDALELLLLDRDNPRSIAFALAELRVHLAAMPASTGSTRPERLLHHLEGALRATDVARLSASVDDRRGELEDWLADTISHLEQIGVSIGHVHFEAGPPAVPLSALALIEEMVGA, encoded by the coding sequence GTGACGGTTCTGCGCGACTATGCGGCGGCAGTGTCTCAGGCGACACTGCCGCTGATCGCGCCCACGGGCCTCGAGGGAGGCCTCGCCCTCGCGTCGGTGACGAGGTACGACGAGGTCGTGGCGCCCGACGGTGCGCTGCGCCCGGCCTGGAAGGCGATGGCGTCGGTCGCGCTCTCGCTCACGCCCGAGGAGTTGCAGCGGGTCGACGGCGAGATCGCCCGGTTCCTCGCCGACGACGGCGTGACCTATGCGCCGCCCGGCGGTGCACCCCAGCCGTGGCTGCTCGATCCCGTGCCTCTGGTGATCGACGCGACCACGTGGGCTCACCTCGAGATCGGCCTGGCTCAGCGCGCGGAACTGCTGAACGCCCTCCTGGTCGACCTCTACGGTGCGCAGACGCTGCTTTCGTCGGGCGTCCTGCCCGCAGCGACGGTCTTCGCCCACGCGGGCTTCGCCCGCCCTGTCGCACGCCCCAGCGCGAGCGACGCCCAGCCGCTGCTGCTCTCGGGCACCGACCTCGGACGCGACGCCGACGGACAGTGGCGCGTGCTCGCCGATCGCGTGCAGGCGCCGTCCGGACTCGGGTTCGCGATGCAGAACCGCCGGGTCATCTCCCAGGTGCTTCCGGACCTCTTCCAGGAGAGCGACCTGCACCGCATGGAGCCGTACTTCGCGGCGTTGCGCGCCGCACTGATCTCCTCCGGCGAAGGCATCGACGACCCCAGGGTCGTGGTGCTCTCACCCGGAGCCCGGTCCGAGACGGCGTTCGACCAGGCGTTCCTCGCGAACGCGCTGGGTTTCCCCCTCGTGCAGGGAAGCGACCTCGTCGTGCGCGACGGGTGGTTGTGGACGAAGCCCGCCGGGTGGCCCGCGACGGCCCCGACGGAGCGCGTGGACGTGGTGCTGCGTCGCGTCGACGCGGAATGGTGCGACCCGCTCGAGATGCGCGCGGACTCGCGACTCGGCGTGGCGGGCCTGGCCGAGGCTGTGCGCCGCGGGCGCGTGCGCCTGGTCAACGGTCTCGGGGCGGGCGTTCTCGAGAATCCGGCGCTGCTGCCGTTCCTGCCGGCCGTGTGCGAGCACCTGCTGGGCGAGCAGCTGCGGCTGCCCGCCGTACCGACGTGGTGGTGCGGACGCCCGGATGATCTGGCCCACGTCCTCGCGCGGATCGCAGCGGGCGACGAGACGCTCCTGGTGCGCCCGATCGATCGCCCTCGTGCCGCGGTCGCCGGTCTCGATCCCGACGAGCTCGCCGCACGCATCGCCGCCGCACCCCACCGGTTCGTCGGCCAGGACCTGCTCCCGCTGTCGCAGGCGCCCGTGTGGAACCCCTCAGGCGCCGCGGACGCGCGCCCGCTCGTGCTGCGGGCGTTCACCCTCCGGTACGGCTCGGCCTACCGCCCGCTCGTCGGCGGGCTCGCATCGGTGCGCGAAGAGCCCGACCAGGCTCCGACCACGAAGGACGTCTGGGTCCTGAAGGCGACCGACACGGATGCCGACCAGGGCCTGCCCGAGATTGCGCCGCCGTCCCTCGGCCGCGCGGTGCCCACGCCGTCGCCGCGCGCGCTGGAGGACATGTTCTGGGCCGGTCGTTACGCCGAGCGCGCCGAGGACATGCTGCGGCTGCTGCTGACCACGCAGGCGCAGTTCGACCAGTCCGGCGGGCAGCCGATCGCCCCGGACGAGCCCACGCGGGTGCTCATGGGCGCTCTGCGCCGGCTTGCCGGATCGCGGTGGACCGACCCCGACACGGAGTTCCGCTCGCTTCTGCTCGACGGCGCCCGCGCAGGCTCGGCGGCGCACTCCATCTCCCACCTCCGCCGCAGCCTGGAGGGAGTGCGCGACCAGCTGTCGGGCGACACGTGGCGGGTGTTCTCGGGCATCGACCGTGCCACCACGGCGCTGCATGCGTCCGACCGGCCGCACCGCACGGCGGAGTCGGGCGGACGCATGCTGACGTGCATCCTGTCGTTCCACGGCGTGACGGCGAGCATGATGCGCGACAGCGGGTGGCGGATGATCGAGGCCGGGCGTGCGCTGGAGCGCGCACTCCAGGTGTGCCATCTGCTGGCCGCAACCGCCGTGGATCGCCGCACGCCGCGGGTCGATCGCGAGGTGCTCGAGACCATGCTGACGGCGGCGGAGAGCGTCGTCACGCATCGCCGGCGCTACCGGGGGTCGGTGCGCATCTCCGATGCCCTCGAGCTGCTGCTGCTCGACCGTGACAATCCTCGATCGATCGCTTTCGCGCTGGCCGAGCTGCGCGTGCATCTGGCCGCGATGCCGGCGTCCACCGGCTCGACGCGCCCCGAGCGTCTGCTCCACCACCTCGAAGGCGCGCTGCGCGCCACGGATGTCGCGCGCCTCTCGGCGAGCGTCGACGACCGCCGCGGCGAGCTCGAGGATTGGCTCGCCGACACGATCTCGCACCTCGAGCAGATCGGGGTGTCCATCGGGCACGTGCACTTCGAGGCCGGTCCGCCCGCCGTGCCGCTGTCGGCGCTCGCGCTCATCGAGGAGATGGTCGGCGCATGA
- a CDS encoding amino-acid N-acetyltransferase, translating to MTPPQDAHPAEFTVRPARTSDVRGIQALLEPFVQRRILLGKDLVVLYEATQQFLIAEDANGDIIGCGALHVMWEDLGEVRTLIVADGWLHHGVGRAIVEGLEANARALGLTRLFCLTFEVDFFTRRGFEQIGEQVVDPDVYSQLIRSPDEGVAEFLDLAHVKPNTLGNTRMLKRL from the coding sequence GTGACTCCCCCGCAAGACGCACATCCGGCAGAGTTCACCGTGAGGCCGGCGCGCACGAGCGACGTCCGCGGCATCCAGGCGCTCCTCGAGCCGTTCGTGCAGCGGCGGATTCTTCTCGGCAAGGACCTGGTCGTGCTCTACGAGGCGACCCAGCAGTTCCTCATCGCCGAGGATGCGAACGGCGACATCATCGGGTGCGGCGCGCTGCACGTCATGTGGGAGGACCTCGGCGAGGTGCGCACCCTGATCGTGGCCGACGGCTGGCTGCACCACGGCGTGGGTCGTGCGATCGTCGAGGGTCTCGAGGCGAACGCCCGCGCGCTCGGCCTCACGCGCCTGTTCTGCCTCACGTTCGAGGTCGACTTCTTCACACGCCGCGGGTTCGAGCAGATCGGCGAGCAGGTCGTCGACCCCGACGTCTACTCGCAGCTCATCCGCTCTCCCGACGAGGGCGTCGCCGAGTTCCTCGACCTCGCGCACGTCAAGCCGAACACGCTCGGCAACACCCGCATGCTGAAGCGTCTCTGA
- a CDS encoding DUF2126 domain-containing protein — MSIKVALEHYTSYEFARPVRVFPHVIRLRPAPHSRTPIEAYSLEISPKEHFVNWQQDPFGNWLARIVFPERVSRLEITVGLVADLMVINPLDFFVEEYAERFPFQYEPDLEADLAPYLRPVTHSVDTTRWREALPPLPADGVPTVTFLADLNRAVHGDVAYTVRMETGVQTPDETLSLGIGSCRDSAWLLVSLLRQYGLAARFVSGYLVQLSADQAALDGPSGPEADFTDLHAWAEVFIPGAGWIGLDPTSALFAGEGHIPLSATPHPSSAAPITGATDPVEVSFAFHNEVRRVHEDPRTTKPYTAHQWERIDALGEAVDERLRRGDVRLTMGGEPTFVSLDDATSPQWNTDADGPAKRALANTLAERLRDAYARGGVVHRGQGKWYPGEPLPRWNIALQWRTDGNTLWHDPELFADPWDATTDATTTTDTAEAVARRVTELLGLPAGSLLAAYEDPLAELADDLRRPEGPRPDAEPDADHVAALDQALTQPTAWVLPLTTGAAWTSPAWRFRRGRLVLSPGTSAAGLRLPLDAITWTDPEWPGEPSYLDAGPPLEPGIPAVEVVDPVGAATTALAFEERDGHLHVFLPPTQDLESYANLLHVIERAVADTGGRVVIEGYGPPPDARLTQLVVTPDPGVIEVNVQPTSSWRDQRDLTFALYEQARLSRLTTEKFDLDGTHTGTGGGNHLTLGGPKPIDSPLLRRPDLLASLISYWQRHPSLSYLFSGRFIGPTSQAPRFDEGRPEAVYEMEIALQELRRLTAATAAADSATTDPATTDAAATTGHPAPWVVDRALRHLLTDLTGNTHRAEFCIDKLYSPDSSRGRLGLLELRGFEMPPHPELALVQALLVRSLVAMFWEKPVVAPLTRWGTALHDDFLLPHGAVRDVYEVVADLRAHGIAFEETWLDSFTEFRFPRIGMSRISATAGSTVTRPDLEGGWTGFASSAGGDTIELELRQAIEPWHVLGEEATAGGTARYVDSSVERVQVKVHGIDPARHLVACNGVEVPLTSTGHLGEYYAGVRFRAWQPWSALHPSIGVHSPLTFEVVDIGSATSLGGGTYHVVHPGGRAYEHPPVNANEAEARRSGRFEPRGHTPGAFDVAGARAAGRRAATPDYPRTLDLRRIPTA; from the coding sequence ATGTCGATCAAGGTGGCGCTCGAGCATTACACCAGCTATGAGTTCGCACGACCCGTCAGGGTCTTCCCTCATGTGATCCGGCTGCGCCCCGCTCCGCACTCACGCACCCCGATCGAGGCGTACTCGCTCGAGATCAGCCCGAAGGAGCACTTCGTCAACTGGCAGCAGGACCCGTTCGGCAACTGGCTCGCGAGGATCGTGTTCCCCGAGAGGGTCAGCAGGCTTGAGATCACCGTCGGTCTCGTGGCCGATCTCATGGTGATCAATCCGCTGGACTTCTTCGTCGAGGAGTACGCGGAGCGGTTCCCGTTCCAGTACGAGCCCGACCTCGAGGCGGACCTCGCGCCGTATCTGCGCCCGGTGACCCACAGCGTGGATACGACCCGCTGGCGTGAAGCGCTCCCCCCGCTCCCCGCCGACGGCGTACCGACGGTGACGTTCCTCGCCGACCTCAATCGCGCGGTGCACGGCGACGTGGCCTACACCGTCCGAATGGAGACGGGCGTGCAGACGCCCGACGAGACCCTCTCCCTCGGCATCGGCTCGTGTCGCGACAGCGCGTGGCTGCTCGTCAGCCTGCTGCGGCAGTACGGGCTCGCGGCACGCTTCGTGTCGGGCTACCTCGTGCAGCTGTCCGCCGATCAGGCGGCGCTCGACGGGCCGAGCGGCCCCGAGGCGGATTTCACCGACCTGCACGCGTGGGCCGAGGTCTTCATCCCGGGCGCGGGGTGGATCGGACTGGACCCGACCTCGGCGCTCTTCGCCGGCGAAGGACACATCCCGCTGAGCGCGACCCCGCACCCGTCCAGCGCGGCGCCGATCACCGGTGCGACCGACCCTGTCGAGGTGTCGTTCGCCTTCCACAACGAGGTGCGGCGCGTCCACGAGGACCCGCGCACCACGAAGCCGTACACCGCCCATCAATGGGAGCGGATCGATGCGCTGGGCGAAGCGGTCGACGAGCGACTTCGCCGCGGCGACGTGCGCCTCACCATGGGCGGTGAGCCGACATTCGTGTCACTGGACGACGCCACCAGCCCGCAGTGGAACACGGACGCCGACGGACCCGCGAAGCGCGCGCTCGCCAACACCCTCGCCGAGAGGCTGCGCGACGCCTACGCGCGCGGGGGCGTGGTGCACCGGGGTCAGGGCAAGTGGTACCCGGGCGAGCCGCTCCCGCGCTGGAACATCGCTCTGCAATGGCGCACCGACGGCAACACGCTCTGGCACGACCCTGAGCTGTTCGCCGACCCGTGGGACGCCACCACGGATGCGACGACCACCACCGACACCGCCGAGGCCGTGGCCCGTCGGGTGACCGAGCTGCTGGGCCTGCCCGCCGGGAGCCTGCTGGCCGCTTATGAGGATCCCCTCGCGGAGCTCGCGGACGACCTGCGCCGGCCCGAGGGGCCGCGTCCGGATGCCGAGCCCGACGCCGACCACGTCGCCGCGCTCGACCAGGCCCTCACCCAGCCCACCGCGTGGGTGCTGCCGTTGACGACCGGGGCAGCCTGGACCAGTCCCGCCTGGCGCTTCCGGCGTGGGAGACTCGTCCTCAGCCCGGGCACGAGCGCGGCCGGGCTGCGGCTGCCGCTCGACGCCATCACGTGGACCGATCCCGAATGGCCGGGTGAGCCGTCGTACCTCGACGCCGGCCCGCCGCTGGAACCCGGCATCCCGGCCGTCGAGGTCGTGGATCCGGTCGGGGCCGCGACGACGGCGCTGGCGTTCGAGGAGCGCGACGGCCACCTGCACGTCTTCCTCCCGCCGACACAGGATCTCGAGTCGTACGCGAACCTCCTGCACGTCATCGAACGAGCCGTCGCCGACACCGGCGGACGCGTGGTGATCGAGGGCTACGGCCCGCCGCCCGACGCCCGTCTCACCCAGCTCGTCGTCACCCCCGATCCGGGGGTGATCGAGGTCAACGTGCAGCCCACGTCTTCGTGGCGCGATCAGCGCGATCTCACATTCGCCCTTTACGAGCAGGCGCGGCTCTCGCGACTCACGACCGAGAAGTTCGACCTCGACGGCACCCATACCGGGACAGGCGGCGGCAACCACCTGACCCTCGGCGGTCCGAAGCCGATCGATTCTCCTCTGCTGCGCCGGCCGGACCTGCTCGCGTCTCTCATCTCGTACTGGCAGCGGCATCCGTCCCTCTCCTATCTCTTCTCGGGGCGGTTCATCGGCCCGACCAGCCAGGCGCCCCGGTTCGACGAGGGACGTCCCGAGGCGGTGTACGAGATGGAGATCGCGCTGCAGGAGCTCCGCCGGCTCACAGCCGCGACGGCGGCGGCGGATTCGGCGACGACCGATCCCGCGACGACCGATGCCGCGGCGACAACCGGCCATCCGGCCCCATGGGTCGTCGACCGGGCGCTGCGGCACCTGCTCACCGACCTCACCGGCAACACCCACCGCGCCGAGTTCTGCATCGACAAGCTCTACAGCCCCGACTCGAGCCGGGGCCGACTGGGGCTGCTCGAGCTGCGCGGGTTCGAGATGCCGCCGCATCCCGAACTCGCGCTGGTGCAGGCGCTCCTCGTCCGCAGCCTCGTCGCGATGTTCTGGGAGAAGCCCGTCGTCGCCCCGCTGACCCGCTGGGGGACGGCGCTGCACGACGATTTCCTCCTCCCCCACGGCGCCGTGCGCGACGTGTACGAAGTGGTCGCCGACCTGCGTGCGCACGGCATCGCGTTCGAGGAGACGTGGCTCGACTCGTTCACCGAGTTCCGGTTCCCGCGGATCGGTATGAGCCGCATCTCGGCGACGGCCGGCTCCACGGTCACCCGCCCCGACCTCGAAGGCGGCTGGACCGGATTCGCCTCCAGTGCCGGCGGCGACACGATCGAGCTGGAGCTGCGCCAGGCCATCGAGCCGTGGCACGTGCTCGGCGAGGAGGCGACCGCCGGCGGAACGGCCCGTTATGTGGACTCGTCGGTCGAACGCGTGCAGGTGAAGGTGCACGGCATCGATCCGGCGCGACACCTCGTTGCCTGCAACGGCGTCGAGGTGCCGCTCACGTCGACGGGGCATCTCGGCGAGTACTACGCGGGCGTCCGATTTCGCGCGTGGCAGCCGTGGTCGGCCCTGCACCCCTCGATCGGCGTCCACTCCCCCCTCACGTTCGAGGTGGTCGACATCGGGTCGGCGACGAGTCTCGGCGGCGGCACCTACCACGTCGTCCATCCCGGCGGACGCGCGTACGAGCATCCGCCTGTGAACGCCAACGAGGCGGAGGCACGGCGATCCGGTCGCTTCGAGCCACGGGGCCACACACCCGGCGCATTCGACGTCGCCGGCGCGCGTGCGGCGGGCCGGCGGGCGGCGACGCCCGATTATCCCCGTACGCTCGACCTGAGGAGGATTCCGACGGCGTGA
- a CDS encoding amino acid permease — protein MSQASSASPSESPASSTAGSAKVAGATYTRAGQDYFEKRGLKRTAGVWGLWGLAVAAVISGDFSGWNFGIDFAGFGGMLIAFVILVAMYYGMIFSIGEMAAAMPHTGGAYSFARSAMGPWGGLITGAAETIEYVATTAVIVFFSASYADAITSELLGLTLPGWVWWIILYAVFIALNAAGASISFTFAIVVSVISIGIILVFSAMALFSGAFQWGNLWDIVPDPGQTEFLPHGVLPILFALPFAMWFFLGIEELPLAAEESHNPVRDIPRAGFWARGTLIVTGLLVLFLNTGVLGAEATGVAAEPLLDGFRAIVGDQLAALLALFALVGLLASLQGIMFAYGRNMYSLSRAGYYPQFLSLTGKRKTPWVALVVGAVIGFIALVIIEFAGGSGSVAGAIVLNIAVWGAVLAYFLQMVSFIILRKKLPNVERPYRSPWGITGAVIAAAIALLIFVGFLLNPTFLPAIIAIAVVYVVLLLGFGLFFRHRLVLSPEEEYAISGGSHGDPQAEGYDAMETEVFGDKS, from the coding sequence ATGTCCCAAGCGAGCAGTGCCAGTCCCTCGGAATCCCCGGCATCGTCGACCGCCGGCTCAGCGAAGGTCGCGGGAGCGACCTATACGAGGGCAGGCCAGGACTACTTCGAGAAGCGCGGCCTGAAACGAACTGCCGGCGTGTGGGGTCTGTGGGGCCTCGCCGTCGCCGCGGTCATCTCGGGCGACTTCTCGGGATGGAACTTCGGCATCGACTTCGCCGGCTTCGGCGGCATGCTGATCGCCTTCGTCATCCTCGTCGCCATGTACTACGGCATGATCTTCTCGATCGGCGAGATGGCCGCCGCCATGCCGCATACCGGCGGCGCCTACTCGTTCGCCCGCTCCGCGATGGGTCCGTGGGGCGGCCTCATCACCGGCGCCGCCGAGACGATCGAGTACGTCGCGACGACCGCGGTCATCGTCTTCTTCTCGGCCTCGTACGCCGACGCCATCACCTCCGAGCTGCTCGGGCTGACACTGCCCGGCTGGGTATGGTGGATCATCCTGTACGCGGTCTTCATCGCCCTGAACGCCGCCGGCGCCAGCATCTCGTTCACATTCGCGATCGTGGTCTCGGTGATCTCGATCGGCATCATCCTGGTGTTCTCCGCGATGGCGCTGTTCTCGGGCGCCTTCCAATGGGGGAACCTGTGGGACATCGTCCCCGACCCCGGCCAGACGGAGTTCCTGCCGCACGGCGTCCTGCCGATCCTGTTCGCCCTCCCGTTCGCCATGTGGTTCTTCCTCGGCATCGAGGAGCTTCCGCTGGCGGCAGAGGAGTCGCACAACCCGGTGCGCGACATCCCGCGCGCGGGCTTCTGGGCGCGGGGCACGCTCATCGTCACCGGTCTGCTGGTGCTGTTCCTCAACACCGGCGTGCTCGGCGCCGAGGCGACGGGTGTGGCCGCCGAACCCCTGCTCGACGGCTTCCGCGCCATCGTCGGCGACCAGCTGGCGGCGCTCCTCGCGCTGTTCGCCCTCGTGGGTCTCCTCGCCTCGCTGCAGGGCATCATGTTCGCCTACGGTCGCAACATGTACTCGCTCTCCCGCGCGGGCTACTACCCGCAGTTCCTGTCGCTCACCGGAAAGCGCAAGACGCCCTGGGTCGCGCTGGTGGTCGGGGCGGTGATCGGCTTCATCGCGCTGGTCATCATCGAGTTCGCCGGCGGCTCGGGCAGCGTCGCAGGCGCCATCGTCCTCAACATCGCGGTGTGGGGCGCGGTGCTCGCCTACTTCCTCCAGATGGTGTCGTTCATCATCCTCCGCAAGAAGCTGCCGAACGTGGAACGCCCCTACCGCAGCCCGTGGGGCATCACGGGAGCGGTCATCGCGGCCGCGATCGCGCTCCTGATCTTCGTCGGATTCCTGCTCAACCCCACGTTCCTGCCCGCGATCATCGCCATCGCGGTCGTCTACGTCGTTCTGCTCCTCGGCTTCGGCCTCTTCTTCCGTCACCGCCTGGTGCTCTCGCCAGAGGAGGAGTACGCGATCTCGGGCGGCTCCCACGGAGACCCGCAGGCGGAGGGCTATGACGCGATGGAGACCGAGGTGTTCGGCGACAAGTCCTAG
- a CDS encoding transglutaminase family protein — protein sequence MRYRVTHRTSYGYSRAVQDSVGLFHLIPRQLPWQQVLASRVVVTPGPEDLNADTDYFGNSTTYFHVTRSHRELEIESTSEVVAEVPVYDEAALQTPWELSRPLLASDGAASTAADAWRATDYALESARVAHLPEVADYAAESLLPGRPIGEAATDLMQRIHRDFAYDSTATTVTSTVADVMRKRAGVCQDFAHLALACLRGHGVAARYVSGYLATQPPPGKERVVGADASHAWLAVWMPGSGQWLAIDPTNDQWANERYVTVAWGRDYGDVSPVKGIIYTKAKKSTLRVSVDVAPLDHAPLAPAAS from the coding sequence ATGAGGTATCGCGTGACGCACCGCACGTCGTACGGCTACAGCAGGGCCGTGCAAGACAGCGTGGGCCTGTTTCATCTCATTCCGCGGCAGCTGCCGTGGCAGCAGGTGCTGGCGAGCCGGGTGGTCGTCACGCCCGGTCCGGAGGATCTGAACGCCGACACCGACTACTTCGGCAACTCCACCACCTACTTCCATGTCACGAGATCGCACCGCGAGCTGGAAATCGAGTCGACCAGCGAGGTCGTCGCCGAGGTGCCCGTGTACGACGAGGCAGCGCTCCAGACCCCCTGGGAGTTGTCGCGCCCGCTCCTCGCCTCGGACGGCGCCGCCAGCACGGCCGCCGATGCGTGGAGGGCGACGGACTACGCTCTCGAGTCCGCCCGCGTCGCTCACCTGCCCGAGGTGGCGGATTACGCCGCGGAGTCTCTTCTCCCGGGCCGTCCGATCGGCGAGGCCGCCACCGACCTGATGCAGCGCATCCATCGCGACTTCGCCTACGACAGCACCGCGACCACGGTCACGAGCACCGTCGCCGACGTGATGCGCAAGCGCGCCGGCGTCTGCCAGGACTTCGCGCACCTCGCCCTCGCCTGCCTGCGCGGGCACGGTGTCGCCGCCCGATATGTGAGCGGCTACCTGGCCACGCAACCTCCCCCCGGCAAGGAGCGGGTGGTCGGCGCCGACGCGTCGCACGCGTGGCTGGCGGTCTGGATGCCCGGATCCGGACAATGGCTCGCGATCGACCCCACCAACGACCAATGGGCGAACGAGCGGTACGTCACGGTCGCGTGGGGACGGGACTACGGCGACGTCTCACCCGTCAAAGGCATCATCTACACGAAGGCCAAGAAGTCGACCCTGCGCGTATCGGTCGACGTCGCGCCGCTCGATCACGCGCCCCTCGCGCCTGCGGCGTCGTAG